The Aminipila terrae nucleotide sequence TCGTTTGGTTGCTTTCTTAAATAATTTACTGAAATAACAGGAACTCATATTTATGTATTCCGCTGCTTCCTCCAGGGTAATACCGCCTTTTATGTTTCTGTCTATGAAATTTAAAACTTTAATTACATCATCCGTATAATAATAGTCTTGGTCTAACTCATCAAATAATTGGGTGATAACATCGGTAATCAATAAATAAGTATTATATCTTAGCCCATACTTATCAAACTTTAACTTCACTTCCCGAGTGACTGTATTCAGCATCTCGGTTATACCCAGTTTATATTCCACCGCTATATCTGTAATGCCCTGAAGGTATCCCACTACCATATCACATCGCTCATTGATATCATTCTCTTCATCATATACAACATCCAGATAAATTTTTGCCACATCAATGCATTTCTTATATAAATGGGCTCTTATGCCTGCTTTTAATTGCTTTATTGCCTCATCAGTCCGGGTATGTTTTTCTTCATCTATTTCTATATCTCTTTTGATGATATAGGGTCTTGCTGCAGATAATAATAAATCCGGGCTGAAAGGTTTTAATAAATACCCATCTGCTTTTAATTTTAGAACCGTATGAGCTACTTCCCGTTCACTCTTTGCTGTTGTCAGAATTATTCCGGTTTTGGGATTCTTGTGCTTGGCAAAGTTGACCATCTTCATTAGCTTTATACCTGAATAAGCCATATTTGATATAATCAGATCAATCTTGCTTTCACATAGCATGCTAAATGCCTCGTCATTGTTGTCTGCCTCATAAACATAATCAATAGAATCGAAATTTCTGTTTAAAACTTCCCTTGTAACATGTCTTTCAATCCTATCATTATCGACCACAAGTACTTTACACATCTTCATACCTCCAAGTGTTCAGACATCACAATTATTTTACTAAATTACTTTTGACAGGTAATTTTAATTTTACAATGGTACCCGTACCATCTGGTACATTTTCTATGATTAATCTATACTTTTTCCCAAACAATCCGATTAAACTTTTATTAATATTATATAAATCATATCTGTCTATTTCTGCCATCATGGCAAAATCTTCATTGATTATATTTTCAATGGTATCTCTTGAAATCCCAAATCCATTATCTTCTATAGATACCACCAGATCTCCTCCTTTTTGTAAACAGGTAATTTTTATAATGCCTCCTTCTTTTCTCGGTTCAACAGCATATTCAACGGAGTTTTCTACGATTG carries:
- a CDS encoding helix-turn-helix domain-containing protein, with protein sequence MCKVLVVDNDRIERHVTREVLNRNFDSIDYVYEADNNDEAFSMLCESKIDLIISNMAYSGIKLMKMVNFAKHKNPKTGIILTTAKSEREVAHTVLKLKADGYLLKPFSPDLLLSAARPYIIKRDIEIDEEKHTRTDEAIKQLKAGIRAHLYKKCIDVAKIYLDVVYDEENDINERCDMVVGYLQGITDIAVEYKLGITEMLNTVTREVKLKFDKYGLRYNTYLLITDVITQLFDELDQDYYYTDDVIKVLNFIDRNIKGGITLEEAAEYINMSSCYFSKLFKKATKRNFITYVTDSRIELAKEMLRYTTMPIINIAYELSYNETNYFSKAFKKKVGVTPTEYREQFL